One Janthinobacterium sp. TB1-E2 genomic region harbors:
- a CDS encoding heme-binding protein → MKTLLFGSTLLCLLAGPAHAQLRKVDDLSLAAANKLADAAMAACQAQGRHIVVTVLDRGGNIVAVQRADGVGPHNTDASRRKAYTALSTKNDTQALAVAARSNPDMANLTTVPELLLLGGGLPLRAKGEVVGAIGVAGGGGALQDRACAHAALAAIPELDSPPL, encoded by the coding sequence ATGAAAACCCTGTTATTCGGCAGTACCCTGCTGTGCCTGCTGGCCGGTCCAGCCCACGCTCAATTGCGCAAGGTCGATGACCTCTCGCTGGCGGCGGCCAACAAGCTGGCCGATGCGGCCATGGCAGCATGCCAGGCGCAAGGACGGCACATCGTCGTCACCGTGCTCGATCGTGGCGGCAATATTGTCGCTGTGCAGCGCGCCGATGGCGTCGGGCCGCACAACACGGATGCGAGCCGGCGCAAGGCCTACACGGCCCTGTCCACCAAGAATGATACCCAGGCGCTGGCCGTGGCCGCGCGTAGCAATCCCGACATGGCCAATCTGACCACCGTGCCGGAACTGTTGCTGCTGGGCGGCGGCCTGCCCTTGCGAGCCAAGGGCGAAGTGGTCGGCGCCATCGGCGTGGCCGGTGGCGGTGGCGCCCTGCAAGACCGGGCCTGCGCCCATGCCGCCCTGGCCGCCATCCCTGAACTCGATTCCCCTCCCCTTTAA
- a CDS encoding DEAD/DEAH box helicase, whose amino-acid sequence MNQAEQQRLLAILEYWHKIEFFIPFDLNQITDVEDQSTVRLLHREQLAQLPPQFATQWQVPSDREIDGFSLFLGVFDKAEINKACPPATGPENIAETEKTELLGRSCFARLNLNALGEPQFDPVSVSTLPWALGRARTPDWSGLSLDAFSDSQLALEDSLRNFAASRTPQQVTDEAGNVSSPLSGMEIAALADLLRDWAGFHPSAGQPLAVLELRTRKKRATATETDALESSQNRSLDFGDAVEPSIDILNSFYLDDLEQIIRALRGGKLPATVAAYLTPLAQDERIDLYSPAGRQALAAMLNPANMNRGHWLEDASYAMSLMQQFAIHGARTGLHERGIFSVNGPPGTGKTTLLRELFADNIVRRASVLSCLDRAGDAFIGKVAVAFEGVRDPITIARLRPELTGFEMVVASSNNAAVENISGDLPKPKQLGKEWARTRYFESVARRVVADGNGANRALSEAEAPWGLMSCALGNSANRRRFVSNFYDDDWDKTTARKTPNAQNIRQWLASHQGVSFAQAAREFRETEHVVEKALAEHAQYAALWQAVGTCTEAEFIHSSQQALIAAEQEMDAANGALSDALAQQDTLLASKKELLEEERLVALTQPGFFARLFRTAPARTYKDAVVANAEAQRQAARDVSAIKLLLKGELEPRCERARNSLHIALRTAQSRQREWDDSTELLRRARMRFPTIAAPATLDELDGDALQIGGLWHEPALARLRSRLFAKALALHEAWLAEVAKKGGPGFGGNLLAVSKLLKNKRAYDQSHIAMVWHSLFMVVPVVSTTFASFARQFQGMGAESLGWLFIDEAGQAVPQAALGSLWRAKRAVVVGDPLQIEPVFTVPGRLVQTLSALSPHTQDGSYAPTSVSVQTLADKANRYGATVGANSAQPLWIGSPLRVHRRCVEPMFSLANSIAYEDKMVYGLAERTPPAGARGLTRGPSCWIDAAGPVSYKQVVPVQLDFVLEVLLKLYRRDGKLPDMYVITPFKAVRNELRSRIVDMDWDRRLGYGKAPTARELRQWSSQMVGTVHTFQGKEQSVVMLVLGADDSTAGAAQWAAATPNLLNVALTRAQHHVYIVGNPLLWGQLPHFAPACAQLPHTGMHEFLVEMG is encoded by the coding sequence ATGAATCAGGCAGAACAGCAGCGCCTCCTGGCTATCCTGGAGTATTGGCACAAGATCGAATTTTTTATCCCGTTTGACCTGAATCAAATCACGGACGTTGAAGACCAGTCCACCGTGCGTCTCCTGCACCGCGAACAGCTGGCGCAATTGCCGCCGCAGTTCGCCACGCAATGGCAAGTACCGTCCGACCGCGAGATCGACGGCTTTTCATTGTTCCTCGGCGTGTTCGACAAGGCGGAAATCAACAAGGCTTGTCCGCCAGCCACTGGCCCGGAAAACATTGCCGAAACAGAAAAAACAGAACTGCTGGGACGCTCGTGCTTTGCCCGCCTCAATCTCAATGCGCTGGGCGAGCCGCAGTTCGATCCGGTGTCCGTGTCAACCTTGCCGTGGGCGCTGGGCCGCGCCCGCACGCCGGACTGGTCTGGCCTGAGCCTGGACGCCTTCAGCGACAGCCAGCTGGCGCTGGAAGACAGCCTGCGCAACTTCGCGGCCAGCCGCACGCCACAGCAAGTGACGGACGAGGCCGGCAATGTCTCGTCTCCCCTGTCCGGTATGGAAATCGCGGCCCTGGCCGACCTGTTGCGCGACTGGGCCGGCTTCCACCCGTCCGCCGGCCAGCCGCTGGCCGTGCTGGAATTGCGTACGCGCAAGAAACGCGCAACGGCCACGGAAACCGATGCGCTTGAATCCAGCCAGAACCGCAGCCTGGACTTTGGCGACGCGGTGGAACCGTCGATCGATATCCTCAACAGTTTTTACCTCGATGACCTGGAACAGATCATCCGTGCCTTGCGTGGCGGCAAGCTGCCCGCGACGGTCGCCGCCTATCTGACGCCGCTGGCGCAGGATGAGCGCATCGACCTGTACAGCCCGGCCGGACGCCAGGCGCTGGCCGCCATGCTCAACCCGGCCAATATGAACCGGGGACACTGGCTGGAAGACGCCAGCTACGCCATGAGCCTGATGCAGCAGTTCGCCATCCACGGCGCGCGCACGGGTTTGCACGAGCGGGGCATCTTTTCCGTCAATGGCCCACCGGGCACGGGCAAGACGACCTTGCTGCGTGAATTGTTTGCCGACAACATCGTGCGCCGCGCCAGCGTGCTGTCCTGCCTGGACCGCGCGGGCGACGCCTTCATCGGCAAGGTGGCCGTCGCCTTTGAAGGCGTGCGCGACCCGATTACCATCGCCCGCTTGCGCCCGGAACTGACGGGCTTTGAAATGGTCGTCGCTTCATCGAATAACGCGGCCGTGGAAAACATTTCCGGCGACCTGCCAAAACCCAAGCAGCTGGGCAAGGAATGGGCGCGCACGCGCTACTTTGAAAGCGTGGCGCGCCGGGTCGTGGCGGACGGCAATGGCGCCAACCGTGCGCTGAGTGAGGCGGAAGCGCCATGGGGCTTGATGTCCTGCGCGCTGGGCAATAGCGCGAACCGCCGCCGCTTCGTCAGCAATTTTTATGACGACGACTGGGACAAGACCACGGCGCGCAAGACACCGAATGCGCAAAATATCCGCCAGTGGCTGGCCAGCCACCAGGGCGTGAGCTTCGCCCAGGCGGCGCGCGAATTCCGCGAGACGGAACACGTGGTGGAAAAGGCGCTGGCCGAGCACGCCCAGTACGCGGCCCTGTGGCAAGCCGTGGGCACGTGCACGGAAGCCGAATTCATCCACAGCAGCCAGCAGGCGCTGATTGCGGCTGAGCAAGAAATGGATGCGGCGAATGGCGCCCTGTCCGACGCGCTGGCGCAGCAAGACACCCTGCTCGCCAGCAAAAAGGAATTGCTGGAAGAAGAACGCCTGGTGGCGCTGACACAGCCCGGTTTCTTTGCCCGCCTGTTCCGCACGGCACCGGCGCGCACCTACAAGGACGCCGTCGTCGCCAACGCCGAGGCGCAGCGCCAGGCTGCGCGCGACGTGTCCGCCATCAAGCTGCTGCTGAAGGGCGAGCTGGAGCCGCGCTGCGAACGCGCGCGCAACAGCCTGCACATCGCCCTGCGCACGGCGCAATCGCGCCAGCGCGAATGGGATGACAGCACGGAACTGCTGCGCCGCGCGCGCATGCGCTTCCCCACCATCGCCGCGCCGGCGACCCTGGACGAGCTCGATGGCGACGCGCTGCAAATTGGCGGCCTGTGGCATGAACCGGCCCTGGCGCGCCTGCGCTCGCGCCTGTTTGCCAAGGCCCTGGCCCTGCATGAAGCATGGCTGGCGGAAGTGGCAAAGAAAGGCGGACCCGGCTTTGGCGGCAACTTGCTGGCCGTGTCGAAATTGCTGAAAAACAAGCGCGCCTACGACCAGTCGCACATCGCCATGGTCTGGCACAGCCTGTTCATGGTGGTGCCCGTCGTGTCGACGACGTTTGCCTCGTTCGCGCGCCAGTTCCAGGGCATGGGTGCCGAATCGCTGGGCTGGCTGTTCATCGACGAGGCGGGCCAGGCCGTGCCGCAAGCGGCGCTGGGCAGCCTGTGGCGTGCCAAGCGCGCCGTCGTCGTGGGCGACCCGCTGCAGATCGAGCCCGTGTTCACGGTGCCGGGCCGCCTCGTGCAAACCTTGTCCGCCCTGTCGCCGCACACGCAGGATGGCAGTTACGCGCCAACTTCCGTTTCCGTGCAGACTCTGGCGGACAAGGCCAACCGCTATGGTGCGACTGTCGGCGCCAATAGCGCGCAGCCCCTGTGGATCGGCAGCCCCCTGCGCGTGCACCGCCGCTGCGTGGAACCGATGTTTTCGCTGGCCAATAGCATCGCCTACGAAGACAAGATGGTCTATGGGCTGGCTGAGCGCACGCCGCCGGCCGGCGCGCGCGGACTCACGCGTGGCCCCAGCTGCTGGATCGACGCCGCCGGTCCTGTCAGCTACAAGCAGGTCGTGCCCGTGCAACTCGATTTCGTGCTGGAGGTGCTGCTGAAACTGTACCGCCGCGACGGCAAGCTGCCCGACATGTATGTGATCACGCCATTCAAGGCCGTGCGCAACGAATTGCGTTCGCGCATCGTCGACATGGACTGGGACCGCCGCCTCGGCTATGGCAAGGCGCCGACGGCGCGCGAATTGCGCCAGTGGAGCAGCCAGATGGTGGGCACCGTGCATACGTTCCAGGGCAAGGAGCAAAGCGTGGTGATGCTGGTTCTCGGCGCCGATGACAGCACGGCGGGTGCGGCCCAGTGGGCGGCGGCCACGCCGAACTTGCTCAATGTCGCCCTCACGCGCGCGCAGCACCATGTGTACATCGTCGGCAACCCGCTGCTGTGGGGCCAATTGCCGCATTTCGCGCCCGCGTGTGCGCAGTTGCCGCATACGGGCATGCATGAGTTTTTGGTGGAGATGGGGTAG
- the uraH gene encoding hydroxyisourate hydrolase: MSTLKQFTAALAFASLSSMALAAANPLSVHILDLQSGQPTAGVTVTLEQKNGEGWQQLGSAVTNAQGRIAAMYPVDAPMQAGDYRIVFKTGEHYARLKQETFFPEIPVQFHVEKTDQHYHIPLLLSPFGFSTYRGN, translated from the coding sequence ATGAGCACACTGAAACAATTCACCGCCGCCCTGGCCTTCGCCAGCCTGTCCAGCATGGCCCTGGCCGCCGCCAATCCCTTGAGCGTGCACATTCTCGACTTGCAGAGCGGACAGCCGACGGCGGGCGTAACGGTCACCCTGGAGCAAAAGAACGGTGAAGGCTGGCAACAACTGGGCAGTGCCGTGACGAATGCGCAGGGGCGCATCGCGGCCATGTATCCGGTGGATGCGCCCATGCAGGCGGGCGATTACCGCATCGTGTTCAAGACAGGCGAGCACTATGCGCGCCTGAAACAGGAAACCTTTTTCCCGGAAATCCCCGTGCAATTCCACGTAGAAAAGACTGACCAGCACTATCACATTCCGCTGCTGCTCAGCCCTTTCGGCTTTTCCACGTATCGGGGAAATTAA
- a CDS encoding heavy metal sensor histidine kinase, translating into MKLAQLRRSLTLRVTLVFVLIVALVSAGLGMHLYRSFVAEIERRDDILLLGKLRQIQQLLGNAGTLDIIRERPQYFRDTMSGQENSLVRIVRADGTRLIDVNPNGEAVAHPVPVAVDAPVTNSDIVSWTSRDGYPARVVAASARIGDPAQMADISVARVYGDRTAMFAAYRWQIVVSVAVSALVAALLASLMLLRGLRPLRNIAAHAALVRPGKLEQQLDARGAPTELLPLIQALNAMLARLQEGYARLSQFSADLAHEFRTPVTNLLGQSQVMLARPRSAHEYEQLVSSNVEELERLSRMIDSMLFLARAQQDEMVLVKQVLPVQDEFLRLADFFEGLAEERELALACHGSGTVTAEPQLLRRALGNLLSNAIRHAAPGSTILLRSHATNEGVELSVSNLGPAIPARHLPHLFERFYRADPARSDSAASTGLGLAIVTAIMQLHGGSATVASDAAATTFTLVFPAENA; encoded by the coding sequence ATGAAGCTGGCGCAACTTCGCCGCTCGTTGACCCTGCGCGTCACGCTTGTCTTCGTGCTGATCGTGGCGCTCGTGTCGGCCGGGCTGGGCATGCATTTATACCGCTCTTTTGTGGCGGAAATCGAGCGCCGCGACGACATATTATTGCTGGGTAAACTGCGGCAGATCCAGCAGCTGCTGGGCAATGCGGGCACTCTCGACATCATCCGCGAGCGGCCCCAGTATTTCCGCGACACCATGAGCGGCCAAGAAAATTCCCTGGTGCGCATCGTGCGCGCCGATGGCACGCGTTTGATCGATGTCAACCCGAACGGCGAGGCGGTGGCGCATCCTGTGCCCGTGGCCGTCGATGCGCCCGTGACGAACAGCGACATCGTCAGCTGGACCAGCCGCGACGGCTATCCGGCCAGGGTCGTGGCGGCCAGCGCGCGCATCGGCGACCCGGCGCAGATGGCGGACATTTCCGTCGCCCGGGTCTACGGCGACCGCACGGCCATGTTTGCGGCCTACCGTTGGCAAATCGTCGTCTCCGTGGCCGTCAGCGCGCTGGTGGCGGCACTGTTGGCGAGCTTGATGCTGCTGCGGGGATTGCGGCCGCTGCGCAATATCGCCGCCCATGCGGCCCTCGTGCGGCCGGGCAAGCTGGAGCAGCAGCTCGATGCGCGCGGCGCGCCGACGGAACTCTTGCCGCTGATCCAGGCCCTGAACGCCATGCTGGCGCGGCTGCAGGAAGGCTATGCGCGGCTGTCGCAATTTTCCGCCGACCTGGCGCATGAATTCCGCACGCCCGTCACCAATCTGCTGGGGCAAAGCCAGGTGATGCTGGCCCGCCCGCGCAGCGCGCACGAGTATGAACAGCTGGTGTCGTCGAATGTGGAAGAGCTGGAACGGCTGTCGCGCATGATCGACAGCATGCTGTTTTTGGCCCGTGCGCAGCAGGATGAAATGGTGCTCGTCAAGCAAGTCTTGCCCGTGCAGGACGAGTTTTTGCGCCTGGCCGATTTCTTTGAGGGACTGGCCGAAGAGCGCGAGCTGGCGCTGGCTTGCCACGGCAGCGGCACGGTGACGGCCGAGCCGCAACTGCTGCGCCGTGCGCTCGGTAATTTGCTGTCGAACGCGATACGCCACGCGGCGCCGGGCAGCACGATACTGCTGCGTTCGCATGCGACGAACGAGGGTGTAGAACTAAGCGTGAGCAACCTCGGCCCCGCCATCCCCGCGCGCCACTTGCCCCATTTGTTCGAGCGCTTCTACCGCGCCGACCCGGCCCGCAGCGACTCGGCCGCTTCCACAGGCCTGGGCTTGGCCATCGTTACGGCCATCATGCAGTTGCATGGTGGCAGCGCGACCGTGGCGTCGGATGCGGCCGCCACGACGTTTACCCTCGTTTTCCCCGCTGAGAACGCCTGA
- a CDS encoding heavy metal response regulator transcription factor, producing MRILVIEDEPKTGDYLLRGLAESGFTVSLARNGRDGLHMASSEAPDLIVLDVMLPIMDGWQVLRALRLQEGGADVPVIFLTARDEVQDRVKGLELGADDYLVKPFAFAELVARIRTLLRRGPPREDDVIRIGDMEIDVMKRKVSRQGQRITLTAKEFGLLHLLARRQGEVLSRSIIASQVWDINFESDTNVIDAAIRRLRSKLDDPFESKLIHTLRGMGYVCELRAPAAPDSGAAA from the coding sequence ATGCGCATCCTGGTAATCGAAGACGAACCGAAGACGGGCGACTATCTGCTGCGTGGCCTGGCCGAGTCCGGCTTTACGGTGAGCCTGGCGCGCAATGGCCGCGACGGCCTGCATATGGCCAGCAGCGAGGCGCCCGATCTCATCGTGCTCGACGTGATGCTGCCCATCATGGACGGCTGGCAAGTCTTGCGCGCGCTGCGCTTGCAGGAGGGCGGCGCCGACGTGCCCGTGATTTTCCTCACGGCGCGCGACGAAGTGCAGGACCGGGTCAAGGGGCTGGAACTGGGCGCCGACGATTATCTGGTGAAACCGTTCGCGTTTGCCGAACTGGTGGCGCGCATCCGCACTTTGCTGCGGCGCGGGCCGCCGCGTGAAGACGACGTCATCCGCATCGGCGACATGGAAATCGACGTGATGAAGCGCAAGGTGAGCCGGCAAGGCCAGCGCATCACCCTGACGGCCAAGGAATTCGGCTTGCTGCATCTGTTGGCGCGCCGCCAGGGCGAAGTCTTGTCGCGCTCCATCATCGCCTCGCAAGTGTGGGACATCAATTTCGAGAGCGACACCAACGTCATCGACGCGGCCATCCGCCGCCTGCGCAGCAAGCTCGACGATCCGTTCGAGTCCAAGCTGATCCACACTTTGCGGGGTATGGGCTATGTCTGCGAATTGCGCGCGCCTGCCGCACCTGACAGTGGCGCGGCCGCATGA